The following proteins come from a genomic window of Armatimonadota bacterium:
- a CDS encoding Gfo/Idh/MocA family oxidoreductase, translated as MKRLRFAVIGAGTWGTTHARIFAEHPAVELAAVCDADEQRARVVAQSANAGRWTTQIGDIAGDDSIAAVGIATPDFAHTAPALAVLRAGKHLLVEKPLALTVAECEQIIAAARQAGVKLMVDFHNRWSPPFFKAKAALDAGEIGKPMYLYYRLSDTIWVPTQMLSWASKSTVAWFLSSHCLDTIHWLLGERPTRVYCVRRSRVLAARGIATPDYYQVTLEFPSGATALMENGWILPQTTPNIVDLKCEIVGDEGALYIDGSHHRMLERYTATEAAYPDTFVMPTVHGKPGGFAVESIRHFVECVVEDRPPLVTGEDGLAATRVIAAMEQSADAGQVVEIAWDR; from the coding sequence ATGAAGCGATTACGGTTTGCGGTGATCGGCGCGGGGACCTGGGGAACCACCCATGCCCGCATCTTCGCGGAACACCCGGCGGTCGAGCTGGCGGCGGTGTGCGACGCTGACGAGCAGCGCGCGCGCGTGGTCGCGCAGAGCGCCAACGCCGGGCGCTGGACGACGCAGATCGGCGATATCGCGGGCGATGACTCCATCGCCGCGGTCGGCATCGCCACCCCCGACTTCGCGCACACCGCGCCCGCGCTGGCGGTGCTGCGGGCGGGCAAGCACCTGCTGGTGGAGAAGCCGCTCGCCCTCACCGTCGCCGAGTGCGAGCAGATCATCGCCGCCGCGCGCCAGGCGGGGGTCAAGCTCATGGTGGACTTCCACAATCGCTGGAGCCCCCCGTTCTTCAAAGCCAAGGCCGCGCTCGACGCGGGAGAGATCGGCAAGCCGATGTACCTCTACTACCGGCTCAGCGACACCATCTGGGTGCCCACGCAGATGCTGAGTTGGGCGAGCAAGTCCACCGTCGCGTGGTTTCTGTCGAGCCACTGCCTGGACACCATCCACTGGCTACTGGGGGAGCGGCCGACGCGCGTCTACTGCGTGCGGCGCTCGCGGGTGCTGGCGGCGCGCGGCATCGCCACCCCCGACTACTACCAGGTCACCCTCGAATTCCCGAGCGGCGCCACCGCGCTGATGGAGAACGGCTGGATCCTGCCCCAGACCACGCCCAACATTGTTGACCTCAAGTGCGAGATCGTGGGCGACGAGGGCGCGCTCTACATTGACGGCAGCCACCATCGCATGCTGGAGCGCTATACCGCCACCGAAGCCGCCTACCCGGATACGTTCGTCATGCCCACCGTGCACGGTAAGCCGGGCGGGTTCGCGGTCGAGAGCATCCGCCACTTCGTCGAGTGCGTGGTCGAGGATCGCCCGCCGTTGGTGACCGGCGAGGACGGCCTGGCGGCCACGCGGGTGATCGCGGCGATGGAGCAGTCAGCCGACGCGGGGCAGGTAGTGGAGATCGCCTGGGACCGCTAG